From Erigeron canadensis isolate Cc75 chromosome 8, C_canadensis_v1, whole genome shotgun sequence, one genomic window encodes:
- the LOC122580591 gene encoding uncharacterized protein LOC122580591 encodes MNRFFEWNKKADAQSHTTSHSAGASSSSGPSADNLQTMIDQQEQLVYDMFTSADHLPQSVWSFAMCLVVSQHLNTQVMDLEANNPLKQIACLLSEAMTTMGNEFPREVEKRARERELERAPEAVARKQEMLTIVGALDELKKIVADVNELGNKIEEAKARSEGASRDEVKQITGFVNYMSSKFTLASVGLRTRVTNPIYRACVNLMRLDNI; translated from the exons ATGAATAGATTTTTTGAATGGAACAAGAAAGCTGATGCACAAAGCCATACCACCAGCCATTCTGCCGGCGCCTCATCCTCCTCTGGACCTTCT gCTGATAATCTGCAAACGATGATCGATCAACAAGAGCAGCTGGTTTATGATATGTTTACATCGGCTGATCATCTCCCCCAATCAGTTTGGAGCTTTGCTATGTGTTTAGTTGTTTCCCAGCACCTCAATACCCAAGTAATGGATTTGGAAGCGAACAATCCATTAAAGCAGATTGCATGCCTGCTTTCtgag GCCATGACAACAATGGGAAATGAGTTTCCACGTGAGGTGGAAAAAAGAGCGCGGGAGAGGGAGCTGGAAAGAGCACCGGAGGCGGTGGCTAGAAAACAGGAGATGTTAACCATAGTTGGTGCTCTAGATGAACTTAAAAAGATTGTTGCAGATGTTAATGAGTTGGGTAATAAGATTGAAGAGGCTAAGGCTCGATCTGAGGGGGCATCAAGGGATGAAGTCAAACAGATTACTGGATTTGTTAATTATATGTCCAGCAAATTCACACTAGCTAGTGTTGGGCTTAGAACACGTGTTACGAATCCAATCTACAGGGCATGTGTCAACCTCATGAGGCTTGACAATATTTAA